The genomic DNA AGCGCCCCACTCAATTCGCCTTGTGCCGCTTGGAATTTTGCCAAATCAGCCTCAGTCATATTGGTTGGGTCAATGGTTACAGAGGTCGCCTTAGCCCGTGCTTCTATCACATTGGTCAGCGTTTCTTGTTCAAATTTGGCATAAGATTTTACAGTACGCTCTAAATTCGGAATCAGGTTGGCTCTTTTCTGATACACCGTTTCCACATTAGACCATTTGGCATTTACCGTTTGCTCTTGTACCACGAAATTATTGTAGCCACTTTTGCCCCAAAAGAAGAGCACCACAGCCACAATCACGAATAGAATCCCCACGGAACCTAATCCTAAACAACCTTTATTTTTCATAATTTTCTAATTTTTGTTTTTTATTCTGGCGTAAATATACAAATAATGTGCTAATTTTGTAGCAAACTTAGATTTTATGATAACAATTGTGGTGGCTATGGGAAAAAATAATGCAATAGGTGCTGATAATCAGTTGCTATGGCATCTTCCTAAAGATTTAAAACATTTTAAAAATCTGACCTCGGAGCATCCTATTATTATGGGGCGAAAAACC from Riemerella columbina includes the following:
- a CDS encoding LemA family protein, producing the protein MKNKGCLGLGSVGILFVIVAVVLFFWGKSGYNNFVVQEQTVNAKWSNVETVYQKRANLIPNLERTVKSYAKFEQETLTNVIEARAKATSVTIDPTNMTEADLAKFQAAQGELSGALSRLMAVVEQYPNLKADQQYINFQREYTAIENSIRTETVYYNDAAKEYNTTIKTFPNNILANFTNFKEKPYFKADAGAAQAPEVFK